One Paracidovorax avenae ATCC 19860 genomic region harbors:
- a CDS encoding IS5 family transposase (programmed frameshift) encodes MARRPVSKELWRQLQPLIPAFVPSAKGGARKRTVSDEAALNGILFVLHTGIAWEDLPQELGFGSGMTCWRRLRDWNAAGVWEKLHHAMLVRLREHDQIDWSRASIDGSSVPKPPGGQETGPNPTDRGKLGSKRHIVVDARGIPLVVLVSGANRHDSMMFEKCIDALPAVRGLQGKPRRRPSKLHADKGYDYERCRVFLRQRGIASRIARRGIESSERLGRHRWVVERTHGWFAGFGKLRIRFERRLDIHEALLKLAAAIICARFVDRWC; translated from the exons ATGGCAAGAAGACCCGTCAGCAAAGAACTGTGGCGACAGCTGCAGCCGCTCATCCCGGCCTTCGTGCCCTCGGCCAAAGGCGGGGCGCGCAAGCGCACCGTCAGCGATGAAGCCGCACTCAATGGCATCCTATTCGTGCTGCACACCGGCATCGCCTGGGAGGACCTGCCGCAGGAACTCGGTTTTGGCAGTGGCATGACGTGCTGGCGGCGGCTGCGCGACTGGAACGCTGCCGGGGTGTGGGAGAAGCTGCACCACGCCATGCTGGTGCGCCTGCGCGAGCACGACCAGATCGATTGGAGCCGGGCAAGCATCGATGGCTCGTCGGTAC CCAAGCCCCCGGGGGGCCAGGAAACAGGGCCCAACCCCACGGACAGAGGCAAACTCGGCTCCAAGCGGCACATCGTCGTAGACGCGCGGGGCATTCCGCTGGTGGTGCTGGTCAGTGGTGCGAATCGGCACGATTCGATGATGTTCGAGAAATGCATCGATGCTCTGCCAGCCGTCAGGGGACTGCAGGGCAAGCCGCGTCGCAGGCCATCGAAGCTGCACGCCGACAAGGGCTACGACTATGAGCGCTGCCGTGTCTTCCTGAGACAGCGGGGCATCGCCAGCCGGATTGCCAGACGAGGCATCGAAAGCAGCGAGCGGCTGGGTCGGCATCGGTGGGTGGTGGAGAGAACGCACGGATGGTTTGCAGGCTTCGGCAAGCTGCGCATCCGATTCGAGAGGCGGCTGGACATCCACGAAGCGCTATTGAAACTGGCGGCAGCGATCATCTGCGCGCGCTTCGTGGATCGGTGGTGTTAG